GGTCGGCTCGGAGATCGCCCACTGGTTGTTCTGGCAGAAGAACACCACGGGGGAGTTGTAGACCGCGGAGAAGTTGAAGGCCTCCATGACGTCGCCCTGGCTGGAGGCGCCGTCACCGAAGTAGGCGATAACGGCGGCGTCCGCGCCGTCCTTGGCCACGCCCATCGCGTAACCGGTCGCGTGGAGCGTCTGCGAGCCGATGACGATCGTGTAGAGGTGGAAGTTGTTGAGGTTCGGGTCCCAGCCGCCGTGGTTCACGCCGCGGAACATCCCGAGCAGGTTGGTCGGGTCGACCCCGCGGCACCAGGCCACGCCGTGCTCGCGGTAGGTCGGGAAGACGTAGTCCGCGTCGTTCAGCGCCCGGCCGGAGCCGATCTGCGCGGCCTCCTGGCCGAGGAGCGAGGCCCACAGGCCCAGCTCTCCCTGGCGCTGCAGGGCGGTGGCCTCGCCGTCGAAGCGCCGGGTCATGACCATGTCGCGGTACAGGCCGCGCAGGTCCTCGGTGGTGATGTCTGCGACGAAGGATGCGAACTCCGCGTTCTCCGCGTTGTCGACCCGGTCCCCTTGGGGCGTCAGCAGCTGTACGAGCTGAGGTTCAGCGTCCTGCGTCTGCGCGGTGGCAGCGGCGGGCTTGGCGGCGTTCGCCGCACCTGCCGCCCGCTTGGTGCCGCTGCTGCGTCGCGGCTTGCGCGCGGCAGTGCTCTCCACGGTCACTTGTGCTCCTCCGTCGGTCCGGCACCCGGGTTCTCCGGGGTCCAGTGCGGCTCACCTGCATCCGTAACGAGCGCACGGGGTGGGTGCGCGTCGCGTACGGGATTCAGGCGTGACAGGCGTCCCGGCGAGTGCCCTGCGCAATGCACGTTACCCAGTGCGCCGCATAACTGCGAAACCCCGTTTGACCTGCGTTTTTGCTTGGATTTCCAAGTAAATGCGCAGCGACGGGAACAACCACTGGTCACAGCCTTGCAGGGGCCGGGAACAACGGCACGTTATCCCGGGTAACTCCGGCAGGGAAGGGGTGAGTGTGTGAAACTGACTTCGTGCGCGAAGACGGAAAAATCAAGGTATTCCTCCTGGACGACCACGAAGTGGTCCGTCGGGGCGTCCACGAGCTGCTGTCCGTCGAACAGGACATCGAGATCGTCGGCGAGGCCGGCACCGCCGCCGACGCGCTGGTCCGCATCCCCGCCACCCGTCCCGACGTGGCCGTCCTCGACGTACGGCTGCCGGACGGCAGCGGAGTGGAGGTCTGCCGCGAGGTGCGCTCCCTGGACGAGGACGTCAAGTGCCTGATGCTGACCTCGTTCGCCGACGACGAGGCCCTCTTCGACGCGATCATGGCCGGCGCCTCGGGCTACGTGCTCAAGGCGATCCGCGGGAACGAGCTGCTCACCGCCGTGCGTGACGTCGCCGCCGGGAAGTCCCTGCTGGACCCGGTGGCCACCGCCCGCGTACTGGAGCGGCTGCGCGACGGCAAGGGCGGCAGGGGCGACGACCGGCTCGCCCACCTCACCGAGCAGGAGCGGAAGATCCTCGACCTGATCGGCGAGGGCCTGACCAACCGCGCCATCGGCGAGCGCCTGCACCTGGCCGAGAAGACCATCAAGAACTACGTCTCCAGCCTGCTGTCCAAGCTGGGCATGGAGCGCCGCTCCCAGGCCGCGGCCTATGTGGCCCGGCTCCAGGTGCAGAACCGGTAGCAGCGGAACTCTTTGTTCCGGCTCTGCAATTCGGGCGGCGACGTGTTCGACCCGTCCTCCGAGCGGGTGTTGTAAGCGGACGGGCCCGGCGGAATCAATTCCGCCGGGCCCGTCGCCTTACCCTGCCGTACTCACTCCGCGCTGTCCGGTCCCGGCGGCGGCTGGGACTTGGTGGGGGGCCCGGTCACCGGGGCGCTCTTGGTCGGGCTGGCCGACGACGACGCCGTCGCGGACTTCGTCGCCGACGCGCTCGGCGACTGCGACGCCGACGGCGTGGCCGAGGGGCTCGCGGTCTGCGTCCGGGGCCGGGTGGTCTGCGGCGGGGTGTCGTTGTTCGACGGCGTGTTGTCCGTCGTCTGACGCGACTGCGTGGCGTCGGGCGAGTCGGACGCGCTCGGCTTGGCGCTGGGGGAGGTCTGGCTGGTCCCCGGGTCCTGCTTCTCGCCGCCCTTGCCGCCGCCGCCCACGTTGTTGACGGCGTAGGCCGCGCCGCCCGCGATCGCGACGATCGCCAGCAGCGCGAACAGCCACATCTTCCAGCGGCCGCCGCTGCCGCCCCGGTCGTCGTAGACCTCGTAGCCGCCGCTGTGGCCGCCGTGGCCGCCGCCCGGGCCGCCGGGGAAGGCCGTGCCGTCGTCCGGGTTCAACGGCGGCACCATCGGCTGCTGGAACTGCGAGGTCGAGGCGTGCGAGGCGTACCCGGCTCCCCCGCCCACGGGCATGGCCGTGGTGGGGGCCGCTCCGCCGCGGCCGTGCGGCAGCGCCATGGTGACCGGGCCGGTGTTCCAGGTACCGGTGTTCGGCCCCTGGTCGTGCAGCATCTGGAGCGCGTACTGGACCAGCCCGCGCAT
This DNA window, taken from Streptomyces sp. TN58, encodes the following:
- the pdhA gene encoding pyruvate dehydrogenase (acetyl-transferring) E1 component subunit alpha; protein product: MTVESTAARKPRRSSGTKRAAGAANAAKPAAATAQTQDAEPQLVQLLTPQGDRVDNAENAEFASFVADITTEDLRGLYRDMVMTRRFDGEATALQRQGELGLWASLLGQEAAQIGSGRALNDADYVFPTYREHGVAWCRGVDPTNLLGMFRGVNHGGWDPNLNNFHLYTIVIGSQTLHATGYAMGVAKDGADAAVIAYFGDGASSQGDVMEAFNFSAVYNSPVVFFCQNNQWAISEPTERQMRVPLYQRAQGFGFPGVRVDGNDVLACLAVTRWALDRARRGEGPTLVEAFTYRMGAHTTSDDPTKYRRDEERAAWESKDPIQRLKAHLLATGGADEAFFEELEAESEAMGKRVREAVRAMPDPDTMAIFENVYADGHALVDEERAQFAAYLASFEGGE
- a CDS encoding response regulator; translation: MREDGKIKVFLLDDHEVVRRGVHELLSVEQDIEIVGEAGTAADALVRIPATRPDVAVLDVRLPDGSGVEVCREVRSLDEDVKCLMLTSFADDEALFDAIMAGASGYVLKAIRGNELLTAVRDVAAGKSLLDPVATARVLERLRDGKGGRGDDRLAHLTEQERKILDLIGEGLTNRAIGERLHLAEKTIKNYVSSLLSKLGMERRSQAAAYVARLQVQNR